A region of the Oceanihabitans sp. IOP_32 genome:
CATAATAACAAAATAATTGGCGAAGGTTACACCAGTAAATACGGTGGTAATCATGCCGAAGTAAATGCTATAAATGCGGTAACAGATAAGTCTTTATTAAAAGCATCTACGCTTTATGTCACTTTAGAACCTTGCTCCCATTTTGGTAAAACACCGCCTTGCAGCGATTTCATTATTAAACACCAAATTGCAAATGTGGTTATTGGCTGTATGGACGATAACGAGCAAGTTGCGGGTCAAGGTATTAAGAAACTAAAAAATGCGGGTTGTAATGTTATTGTAGGCGTTCTGGAAGACGACTGCAAAGCACACCATAAACGTTTTTTTACTTTTCATAATAAAAAAAGACCTTACATTGTGTTAAAATGGGCCGAAACCCTTGATGGTTTTATAGCCCCAAGCACCAAAAAAAATAACACCCCCGTTTGGATTACCAATACTTTTTCTAGGCAACTTGTACACCAATGGCGCAGCGAAGAACAGGCTATTTTAGTGGGTACTACCACGGTTGCTCAAGACAATCCGAGTTTAACTGTGAGAGATTGGACTGGACAAAACCCGATAAGAATAGTGATTGATAGAAAAAACAAATGCTCTAAAAAACACGCAATTTTTAATGCAGCTGCTGAAACGATTGTAATTTCAGAAAAAGAAATAAATTTTGATTCTAATGTCGCCAAACAAATTTGTGATTTACTACACAAAAAAAATATAAATTCAATGATTATTGAAGGCGGAACAAAAACACTTCAAACCTTTATAGACGAAAACTTGTGGGACGAAGCTCGTGTATTTACTGGAAACACCACCTTTAAACAAGGTGTTAAAGCCCCTGTATTTAGTGGTCGATTTATAAAAGAAAAAAAAATAAAAACAGACAGTCTTAAAATATATCAAAATGATTAAAACTCTAATTTTCGATTTTGGTAACGTCTTTATAAATTTAGATATACCTGGCGCTTTAAAATACGCCTTATCTACCTTTAAAATGGATTCTCTTTCGGATGAAATGATAGCATTTAATGGTCTTTATGAACAAGGCTTAATATCGACCGATGAGTTTCTTGATTTTTATGCTGAAAATTTTCCGAAGCTTTCAAAAGCAGAATTAATTGAAGTTTGGAATTTCATGCTTAAAGATTTCCCAGAGTATCGATTAGATTTTATTAAAAA
Encoded here:
- the ribD gene encoding bifunctional diaminohydroxyphosphoribosylaminopyrimidine deaminase/5-amino-6-(5-phosphoribosylamino)uracil reductase RibD, yielding MKRCLEIAKNGLGSTRPNPMVGSVIVHNNKIIGEGYTSKYGGNHAEVNAINAVTDKSLLKASTLYVTLEPCSHFGKTPPCSDFIIKHQIANVVIGCMDDNEQVAGQGIKKLKNAGCNVIVGVLEDDCKAHHKRFFTFHNKKRPYIVLKWAETLDGFIAPSTKKNNTPVWITNTFSRQLVHQWRSEEQAILVGTTTVAQDNPSLTVRDWTGQNPIRIVIDRKNKCSKKHAIFNAAAETIVISEKEINFDSNVAKQICDLLHKKNINSMIIEGGTKTLQTFIDENLWDEARVFTGNTTFKQGVKAPVFSGRFIKEKKIKTDSLKIYQND